ACTTGGCTATGTCCAAGAAACTCGTGCAGAACAAGCTTTAGCAGCGTTGAAAAAAATGACTTCTCCCTTGGTGCGAGTCATCCGCAACGGCAAATTGACGGAGCTAGCCGCCAAGGAACTTGTCCCAGGAGATGTGATGCTGCTGGAAGCAGGGATGCAGATAGCAGCAGATGGACGCTTGATTGAGCAATCTAATTTACAAGTCCGGGAATCAGCACTCACAGGTGAAGCTGAGGCTGTGAGCAAACAGGCTAATTTAATCTTACCGGAAGACACATCATTGGGCGATCGCCTGAATTTAGTCTTTCAAGGTACAGAAGTCGTCCAAGGACGCGCCAAGGTGCTAGTAACTCACACTGGAATGCGAACGGAACTTGGTAAAATTGCTACCATGTTGCAGTCAGTGGAAAATGAGCCTACTCCTTTGCAGCAGCGCATGACTCAGCTAGGTAATGTCCTCGTTACAGGTTCCTTGGTTCTTGTAGCCATTGTCGTCGTCGGTGGGACTATTCAAGCCAGAGGTTTTGGCAACATCCGAGAACTTTTAGAAGTTTCCTTGAGTATGGCCGTGGCTGTGGTTCCAGAGGGTTTACCTGCTGTAATTACCGTGACTCTAGCATTGGGAACTCAGCGCATGGTACGCCACAATGCCTTGATTCGCAAGCTACCAGCTGTGGAAACCTTGGGTTCTGTAACTACAATATGTTCTGATAAAACTGGCACATTGACCCAAAATAAAATGGTGGTGCAGTCAGTTTATGCCAATAACCATGTTTTTCGGGTGACAGGAGAAGGTTATACACCTACAGGCGATTTTCTGTTAGATAGTCAAGAAGTTTCTGTAGAAGATTATCCCGAAATACCCGCTTTGTTGGTTGCATCTGCCGTTTGTAATGATGCGGTGCTGCAAAAAGAAAAAGGCGAATGGGCAATTTTAGGCGACCCCACCGAAGGCGCATTGGTGACAGTGGCGGGAAAAGCCGGAATCGAAAAAGACCAATGGAATAGCAAATTACCCCGCATTGGCGAGTTTCCCTTTGACTCGGAACGCAAGCGAATGAGCGTAATTTGTCAAGTGGAAGAAGTAACCACAGGTGAAGCATCTTTAACGGCTGTTGACCCGGTAATTGCTGGTTTGATTGAATCTGAACCTTATTTAATGTTTACCAAAGGTTCGCCAGAGTTGACTTTGGCACGTTGTACTCAGATTCATTTGGGAAATAATTCTGCCCCATTAAGCGACGAACAACGCCAGCAAGTTTTGGCAGAAAATAACCAGATGGCGAGTCAAGGTTTGCGGGTACTAGGTTTTGCTTACAAACCCCTGCTAGAAATCCCCCCTGAAGGGTCAGATGAGACATCTGAGGTAAATTTGGTTTGGTTGGGCTTAATCGGCATGCTAGATGCCCCACGTCCAGAGGTGAGGGTAGCAGTACAAGAGTCTCGTAACGCCGGAATTCGCCCTATCATGATAACAGGGGATCACCAGCTAACCGCACGAGCGATCGCCATTGATTTGGGAATAGCCCAAGAAGGTGATAGAGTCCTCACAGGTCAAGAATTGCAGCACATGACTGACGAGGAATTAGAGCAACAAGTTGACCTAGTAAGTATCTACGCCAGAGTTTCCCCAGAACACAAACTGCGAATTGTGCAAGCGTTGCAACGTCGGGGGAGATTTGTCGCCATGACCGGCGATGGTGTGAATGATGCTCCAGCCTTGA
The window above is part of the Nodularia spumigena CCY9414 genome. Proteins encoded here:
- a CDS encoding cation-translocating P-type ATPase, encoding MSANSLPVPEASPSGENTNVCHSWEVNKALDLLDSNADSGLTSQDVQQRLEKYGDNELEENDGRSSWEILLDQFKNIMLLMLIGVALISGFLDLIAWQAGEFKAGEVPFKDTIAIMAIVILNGILGYVQETRAEQALAALKKMTSPLVRVIRNGKLTELAAKELVPGDVMLLEAGMQIAADGRLIEQSNLQVRESALTGEAEAVSKQANLILPEDTSLGDRLNLVFQGTEVVQGRAKVLVTHTGMRTELGKIATMLQSVENEPTPLQQRMTQLGNVLVTGSLVLVAIVVVGGTIQARGFGNIRELLEVSLSMAVAVVPEGLPAVITVTLALGTQRMVRHNALIRKLPAVETLGSVTTICSDKTGTLTQNKMVVQSVYANNHVFRVTGEGYTPTGDFLLDSQEVSVEDYPEIPALLVASAVCNDAVLQKEKGEWAILGDPTEGALVTVAGKAGIEKDQWNSKLPRIGEFPFDSERKRMSVICQVEEVTTGEASLTAVDPVIAGLIESEPYLMFTKGSPELTLARCTQIHLGNNSAPLSDEQRQQVLAENNQMASQGLRVLGFAYKPLLEIPPEGSDETSEVNLVWLGLIGMLDAPRPEVRVAVQESRNAGIRPIMITGDHQLTARAIAIDLGIAQEGDRVLTGQELQHMTDEELEQQVDLVSIYARVSPEHKLRIVQALQRRGRFVAMTGDGVNDAPALKQADIGIAMGITGTDVSKEASDMVLLDDNFATIVAATKEGRVVYTNIRRFIKYILGSNVGEVLTIASAPLLGLGGVPLTPLQILWMNLVTDGLPALALAVEPPEPDVMKRPPFSPRESIFARGLGSYIIRIGIVFAIITIILMLWAFNHCKIPVEGLDPERWKTMVFTSLCLAQMGHAIAIRSNNKLTIEMNPFSNMFVLGAVVVTTMLQMILIYVPPIRAFFGTHWLPPSELAICFGFSALMFVWIEMEKLFFRLIGKKSV